In one Atribacteraceae bacterium genomic region, the following are encoded:
- a CDS encoding ABC transporter ATP-binding protein codes for MNLNGALKTERLKTFYVLEALGKKRIVKAVNGVDLQIPENEVYGIAGESGCGKTTLLKALFSAIEPPLKLYEGSVYYLMNGKYIDALSLGKREKRELRWTYISYIPQGSMSVFNPVKKLRITYLDFLESHVRGKAKRELLSLTYRHLEDIGLSPRILDAYPHQLSGGMRQRIAIALSTLLKPRIVLADEPTTALDVVAQRAVLQLMRDIQRELQNTIVLVTHDMGIHANITSRMAIMYAGRVVEEGPTVEIFAHPLHPYTQYLIQSLPTIGDKTTRKAAPGAPPSLLDPPPGCLFHPRCTHAHDSCSREIPELILANTNHRVACHLRKE; via the coding sequence ATGAACCTCAACGGGGCACTTAAAACCGAACGTTTGAAGACTTTTTATGTCCTGGAGGCTCTGGGGAAAAAAAGAATAGTGAAAGCCGTCAATGGTGTTGACCTGCAAATCCCCGAAAATGAAGTATACGGTATTGCCGGGGAAAGCGGCTGCGGGAAAACGACCTTGCTCAAGGCGCTTTTTTCCGCTATCGAGCCCCCTCTGAAGCTCTACGAGGGAAGCGTGTATTATCTGATGAATGGAAAATACATCGATGCTCTCTCTCTCGGCAAGAGGGAAAAGCGGGAACTGCGTTGGACTTATATTTCCTACATTCCGCAAGGATCCATGAGTGTCTTCAACCCGGTCAAAAAGCTCAGGATCACTTATCTCGATTTTCTGGAAAGCCACGTGCGGGGGAAAGCAAAACGTGAACTGCTTTCTCTGACCTACCGCCACCTTGAGGACATCGGACTGTCTCCCCGCATCCTGGACGCCTACCCCCACCAGCTCTCAGGAGGTATGCGGCAGCGCATAGCCATCGCCTTGTCTACCCTGCTCAAACCCCGCATCGTCTTAGCCGATGAACCCACCACCGCTCTTGACGTGGTAGCCCAAAGAGCGGTCCTCCAACTCATGCGGGATATTCAACGAGAACTCCAAAACACCATCGTCCTGGTGACCCATGACATGGGCATACACGCCAACATCACGAGCAGGATGGCCATCATGTACGCCGGAAGAGTCGTCGAAGAAGGACCAACCGTGGAAATCTTCGCCCACCCTCTTCACCCTTACACCCAGTATCTTATCCAATCTCTACCTACCATAGGAGATAAAACCACCAGAAAAGCCGCCCCCGGCGCTCCTCCATCTCTACTCGATCCCCCACCCGGCTGCCTTTTCCACCCCCGTTGTACCCATGCGCATGACTCCTGTTCACGGGAAATACCGGAACTTATTCTTGCCAACACCAACCACCGAGTCGCTTGTCACTTAAGGAAGGAATAA
- a CDS encoding ABC transporter ATP-binding protein: protein MSTILEAQNLTKVFFFGGLFSRLRITAVDRISLNIQSAEIFTLAGESGCGKTTAARMIMGFESPTSGEIKYRDKKMNEFRNRKAWFKEAQAVFQNPFETFNPLRKVECYFFEAIHNYHLRQNEDKAQDIIEKKLQAVGLSFPEIAGKYPAELSGGQLQRASIARSLLTDPSLLVADEPVSMVDASLRMSIVNLFRQLSDNVGVSVIYITHDLATAYYISDRIAIMFRGNIVESGPVEEVLEKPKHPYTKLLIESIPKPNPQLEKGTDIKILEEKEEYLRKGCKFAGRCSEVMEVCKKTFPEDVALDKVLVKCHKYVK, encoded by the coding sequence ATGTCCACCATTTTAGAAGCCCAAAATCTTACCAAGGTCTTTTTTTTCGGTGGTTTATTTTCCCGGCTCCGGATCACTGCGGTGGACCGGATCTCTCTGAATATTCAGTCGGCTGAAATTTTTACCCTGGCCGGGGAGAGCGGCTGTGGGAAAACCACCGCCGCCCGGATGATCATGGGTTTCGAATCCCCTACCTCCGGGGAGATAAAGTACCGGGATAAAAAGATGAATGAATTTCGGAACAGAAAGGCTTGGTTCAAAGAAGCACAGGCCGTTTTTCAAAATCCCTTTGAAACCTTTAATCCACTGCGTAAGGTGGAATGCTATTTCTTCGAGGCCATCCATAACTACCACCTGAGACAAAACGAGGATAAGGCTCAGGACATCATCGAAAAAAAGCTGCAAGCGGTGGGACTCTCTTTTCCGGAGATCGCTGGAAAGTACCCTGCTGAGCTCTCCGGGGGGCAGCTACAGCGGGCTTCTATCGCCCGCTCTCTCTTGACTGATCCATCCCTCTTGGTGGCCGATGAACCGGTGTCCATGGTGGATGCCTCTTTGCGTATGTCTATCGTTAATCTGTTCCGTCAATTGAGCGATAACGTCGGGGTAAGCGTGATTTATATCACTCACGATTTGGCTACCGCCTACTACATCAGTGACCGGATCGCCATCATGTTTCGGGGAAATATAGTGGAATCCGGACCGGTCGAGGAAGTGCTGGAGAAACCCAAACATCCCTACACCAAGCTTCTGATCGAATCCATACCCAAACCGAACCCCCAATTGGAGAAAGGAACTGATATAAAAATTCTGGAAGAGAAGGAAGAATACCTCAGAAAAGGATGTAAATTCGCCGGGAGATGTTCAGAGGTCATGGAAGTATGTAAAAAAACTTTTCCTGAAGATGTTGCCTTGGACAAAGTGTTGGTCAAGTGTCATAAGTACGTGAAATAA
- a CDS encoding glycoside hydrolase family 3 N-terminal domain-containing protein gives MNNGISFVDNLLSRMTLEEKVAQLGAVHAHHLVENGCFSLSKAQSLLHNGIGQITRLAGDPDMEPRPASEIGNDIQRFLKEKTRLGIPAMIHEECLSGLTGRGATVFPQAIGMASTFHPELIEKITAVIRKQIRALGGHQGLAPVLDIPRDPRWGRTEETFGEDPYLVSRLAVAYIRGLQGDDLKTGVIATAKHFTAYGISEGGRNLAPGRVGERELREVFLFPFEAAIKEARAGSVMNAYHDIDGIPCTASHNLLTEVLREEWGFSGIVVSDYEAISMLETFHRVAQNPKIAACQALEAGIDVELPDIKCYGEPLLEAIREGLLSEEVLNESVRRILITKYLLGLFGDEIFVHPENVLFLLDTEEDRHLSREVACESCILLKNEGVLPLRRDLKSIAVIGPNAAEGLHLHGDYSYSVHIPSVQAWKGKEATWKEVVKTVNVLEGIQNKLPKAELLYVKGCDLSDPSKAGFAEALEAARKAEVIVAVMGEKSGLFQQSISGEGSDRSDIGLPGVQQELLKELTTLGKPVVLVLINGRPLALQWENENISAIIEAWYPGEEGGNAIADVLFGDFNPGGKLPISFPKEVGQIPVYYNRKRSSYNEYISIDARALFPFGHGLSYTRFEYSDLHIKPSLVKYLEKVEVQCKLKNAGERAGDEVVQLYIHDQIASLTRPIKELKGFQKVRLTSGEERSLTFTLFPEQLAFYDQNMRLIVEPGIFEVMIGSSSEDIRLTGRFEITEEKLLTKFRRFKSEITIR, from the coding sequence ATGAACAATGGAATCAGTTTTGTGGATAATCTCCTATCCCGGATGACGCTTGAGGAGAAAGTCGCCCAACTAGGTGCTGTGCACGCCCATCACCTGGTTGAAAACGGGTGTTTTTCTCTGAGTAAGGCCCAATCTCTTCTCCATAATGGTATCGGGCAGATCACCAGATTGGCGGGAGATCCGGACATGGAACCCCGACCCGCCTCCGAAATAGGAAATGACATCCAGCGTTTCCTCAAGGAGAAAACCCGCCTGGGAATCCCAGCTATGATTCACGAAGAATGCCTGAGCGGTCTCACCGGAAGAGGAGCCACGGTTTTCCCCCAGGCCATCGGTATGGCCAGCACCTTCCATCCTGAGCTAATCGAAAAAATAACCGCAGTGATCAGAAAGCAAATCCGGGCCTTAGGTGGTCACCAAGGACTGGCCCCGGTCCTGGACATTCCCCGTGACCCTCGCTGGGGACGAACGGAAGAGACCTTCGGAGAAGATCCTTATCTGGTCTCCCGCCTGGCTGTAGCTTATATCCGGGGATTGCAGGGAGACGATCTCAAAACCGGGGTTATCGCCACCGCCAAACACTTTACTGCCTACGGCATCTCAGAAGGAGGAAGAAACCTGGCTCCCGGTCGGGTCGGGGAAAGAGAACTTCGGGAAGTATTCCTCTTCCCCTTTGAAGCCGCCATCAAAGAAGCCCGGGCGGGCTCGGTCATGAATGCTTATCATGATATCGACGGGATACCCTGCACCGCCTCTCACAACCTTCTCACTGAAGTGCTTCGTGAAGAATGGGGATTTTCGGGAATTGTAGTTTCCGATTATGAAGCGATTAGCATGCTCGAAACTTTCCACCGGGTGGCCCAGAATCCCAAAATTGCCGCTTGTCAGGCTTTAGAGGCCGGTATCGACGTCGAACTCCCGGATATCAAGTGTTATGGAGAGCCTCTCCTCGAGGCGATCCGGGAAGGCTTACTAAGCGAAGAGGTGCTCAACGAATCGGTACGGAGAATTCTTATCACAAAGTATCTACTGGGGCTTTTCGGTGATGAGATTTTTGTGCACCCAGAAAACGTTCTCTTTCTTTTGGATACCGAAGAAGATCGACACCTGAGCCGGGAGGTAGCCTGTGAGTCTTGCATTCTTCTGAAGAACGAGGGAGTTCTCCCCCTGAGGCGGGACCTCAAGAGTATCGCGGTCATCGGACCGAACGCCGCTGAGGGACTGCATCTACATGGGGACTACAGCTACTCGGTACACATTCCCAGCGTACAGGCTTGGAAAGGAAAAGAAGCGACATGGAAAGAAGTCGTGAAAACAGTCAACGTGCTGGAGGGTATCCAAAACAAACTTCCTAAAGCAGAATTGCTCTACGTTAAAGGTTGCGATCTGTCGGATCCTTCAAAGGCCGGCTTTGCTGAGGCTCTGGAAGCGGCAAGAAAGGCCGAGGTGATTGTAGCGGTGATGGGTGAGAAAAGTGGGCTTTTCCAGCAATCGATTTCCGGAGAAGGCAGTGACCGCTCAGACATCGGGCTTCCCGGCGTACAACAGGAACTCCTTAAAGAGCTTACAACCCTGGGAAAGCCGGTCGTTCTGGTGTTGATCAACGGAAGACCTCTCGCCCTCCAATGGGAAAACGAAAATATCTCCGCTATCATCGAAGCCTGGTATCCAGGAGAAGAAGGAGGAAACGCCATCGCCGATGTTTTATTCGGTGATTTCAATCCCGGCGGAAAATTACCAATTTCCTTTCCTAAGGAAGTAGGACAAATTCCCGTTTACTACAATCGGAAACGCTCCTCGTACAATGAGTACATCAGCATCGACGCCCGGGCGCTTTTCCCCTTTGGCCATGGTCTAAGCTATACCCGCTTCGAATACTCCGATCTCCACATTAAACCCTCCCTGGTCAAGTACTTGGAAAAAGTCGAGGTTCAATGCAAGCTTAAAAATGCCGGTGAACGCGCAGGAGATGAAGTGGTCCAGCTCTACATTCACGATCAGATTGCTTCCCTGACCAGACCGATAAAAGAACTGAAAGGCTTCCAGAAGGTACGCCTTACCTCGGGCGAAGAACGTTCTCTCACTTTTACCCTTTTTCCTGAACAACTCGCTTTCTACGACCAAAACATGCGCTTGATCGTTGAGCCGGGCATTTTCGAAGTGATGATTGGTTCTTCGTCAGAGGATATTAGGCTTACCGGAAGATTTGAAATTACCGAGGAAAAACTTCTGACCAAATTCCGGCGCTTTAAAAGCGAGATAACCATCCGCTGA